A genomic window from Gambusia affinis linkage group LG16, SWU_Gaff_1.0, whole genome shotgun sequence includes:
- the iars2 gene encoding isoleucine--tRNA ligase, mitochondrial isoform X2, with product MLLTRVSPVYQTLTRWGRRSQPGGGLFLSRAVGCSCSRRHAVSPGEGSAQPAEPGSAQAMYRDTVLLPRTEFPMKLTGQKLLDRELQIQQECGFAELYSWQRERKAKKEFCLHDGPPYANGDAHVGHALNKILKDIRNRFEMLRGRQVHYIPGWDCHGLPIELKALGELGTSGLSPLEIRQKAREFAEGAIARQKAAFQRWGVMADWEQCYYTFDGAYEAAQLKVFQEMHGKGLVYQDYKPVFWSPSSRTALAEAELEYNPEHVSRAVYATFPLATLPPKISSEEGLENVSVLVWTTQPWTIPANQAVCYMPNAQYSVVKRADSSQLLLLATERTASLAALLGTELQTVGTFTGSQLEGGICKHPTIPDKQVPLLPASHVTMGKGTGLVHTAPAHGMDDYSVASQFKLPVECMVDEDGRFTELAGPKLQNLSVMTEGTDTVISMLNESGALVLEEQCVHSYPYDWRTKQPVVIRPSKQWFINTASLKDKAKEALQKVRVLPESARGSLLTMLDRRTYWCISRQRSWGVPIPVFYHKESGEPLINKYTVSHIAKLFKEKGSDCWWELPIEALLPPEVLKKSKAGPVSDYLRGDDVLDIWFDSGASWAAVLEEEMEEASEEPESRLSWLSNSLRKPLVTESDPRADAYVEGKDQLGGWFQSSLLTSVAISNKAPYKSLVVHGFAVSEKGEKMSKSLGNVVDPDEVINGKEDGSVPAYGADVLRWWVAESNVFSEVQIGPGTLNLARDSISKLRNSLRFLLGNLQGFDQRTQAVDPQQMYYIDQYMLHLLREYSMKITDAYSEFDAGRVIRILQAFISRDLSSFYFSIIKDRLYCSPEDSLGRRSCQTALEEILDGVTRSVAPILPHLAEEVYLHTPGHDKAETLFRSGWIKSSSVWRRPGLEEAVEGACAIRDSFLSSIPGKNAAQYDLTIAIEPGLLFELMESLQEEPTSTDSQLAELMMAARVNLTSKLPRDLNPDVLLSHGTFLINLEGGVIREDSPYSIAVMPTSSARCPRCRRYTSESTDCLCPRCQTVVSHAG from the exons ATGCTGCTGACCCGGGTGTCGCCAGTGTACCAAACGCTGACGAGATGGGGACGGAGGTCACAGCCGGGAGGTGGCCTCTTTCTTAGCCGCGCGGTCGGCTGCAGCTGTAGCCGCCGTCATGCTGTCAGTCCCGGGGAAGGCAGCGCTCAGCCCGCAGAGCCTGGTTCCGCCCAGGCTATGTACCGGGACACAGTGCTTCTTCCTCGGACTGAGTTTCCCATGAAACTGACCGGACAAAAGCTGTTGGACCGAGAACTTCAGATCCAGCAG GAATGTGGTTTTGCAGAGTTGTATTCATGGCAGAGAGAAAGGAAAGCCAAGAAAGAGTTCTGCCTTCATGACGGACCACCTTATGCAAACGGGGACGCTCATGTTGGACACGCACTcaacaaa ATCCTGAAAGACATCCGTAACCGTTTTGAGATGCTAAGAGGACGTCAGGTCCACTACATCCCCGGCTGGGACTGCCACGGCCTGCCCATAGAGCTCAAAGCTTTGGGAGAACTTGGCACTAGTGGGCTCAGTCCATTGGAGATAAGACAGAAAG CCCGGGAGTTTGCTGAAGGGGCGATAGCTCGGCAGAAAGCCGCCTTCCAACGTTGGGGGGTGATGGCTGACTGGGAGCAGTGCTACTACACGTTTGATGGAGCTTATGAGGCTGCTCAGTTAAAGGTCTTCCAGGAGATGCATGGCAAG GGACTGGTATATCAGGACTACAAACCTGTCTTCTGGTCTCCTTCATCCAG AACGGCCCTGGCTGAGGCTGAGCTGGAATACAACCCTGAGCATGTGAGCAGAGCTGTCTACGCCACCTTCCCTCTGGCGACGCTCCCACCAAAGATTTCCTCAGAGGAAG GTCTGGAGAATGTTTCGGTGTTGGTTTGGACCACCCAGCCTTGGACCATCCCTGCCAACCAGGCCGTCTGCTACATGCCCAATGCCCA GTACTCCGTGGTGAAGAGGGCCGACTCttcccagctgctgctgctggcaaCTGAACGCACAGCGAGCCTCGCCGCGCTGCTGGGCACAGAGCTGCAGACTGTTGGCACCTTCACAG gtTCACAACTTGAAGGTGGAATCTGCAAACATCCTACTATTCCTGACAAGCAAGTCCCGTTGTTGCCAGCCAGCCACGTGACAATGGGGAAAGGGACGGGATTGGTCCACACTGCACCTGCTCATGGCATGGACGATTACAGCGTCGCTTCACAGTTTAAACTGCCTGTg GAGTGTATGGTGGATGAAGATGGCAGGTTCACAGAGCTGGCAGGACCCAAGCTGCAGAACCTCTCGGTGATGACTGAAGGAACTGATACAG TGATTTCCATGCTGAACGAGAGCGgtgctctggttctggaggagcAGTGCGTCCACAGCTACCCGTATGACTGGCGGACGAAGCAGCCTGTGGTCATCAGGCCTAGTAAACAATGGTTTATCAACACTGCATCACTGAAAGACAAGGCAAAG GAGGCGCTGCAGAAGGTTCGTGTTCTACCGGAGTCGGCGAGAGGCAGCCTGCTGACCATGCTGGACAGACGGACGTACTGGTGCATCTCCAGGCAGCGGAGCTGGGGCGTCCCAATCCCTGTCTTCTACCATAAAGAGAGTGGGGAACCTCTCATTAACAA ATACACAGTCTCCCACATAGCAAAACTCTTCAAAGAAAAAGGCAGCGACTGTTGGTGGGAGCTTCCCATCGAGGCTCTGCTGCCCCCAGAGGTTCTCAAGAAG AGTAAAGCAGGACCGGTGAGCGACTACCTTCGAGGAGATGACGTTCTGGACATCTGGTTTGACAGTGGAGCATCATGGGCAGCTGTGCTGGAAG aagagatggaggaagcaTCCGAGGAGCCAGAATCCCGTCTCAGCTGGCTCTCCAACTCGCTCCGCAAACCTCTAGTTACAG AGTCGGACCCCAGAGCCGATGCATATGTGGAGGGAAAGGACCAGCTTGGAGGCTGGTTTCAGTCCTCGCTGCTCACCAGCGTAGCCATCAGCAACAAAGCGCCCTATAA ATCTCTGGTGGTCCATGGCTTTGCAGTCAGtgagaaaggagaaaagatgTCCAAGTCTCTGGGGAACGTTGTGGATCCTGATGAAGTCATTAACGGAAAGGAG GACGGCAGCGTACCGGCGTACGGGGCAGATGTTCTGCGCTGGTGGGTCGCAGAATCAAACGTCTTCTCCGAAGTCCAGATTGGACCGGGCACCCTTAACTTGGCCCGCGACAGCATCAGCAAG ttgaGGAACTCGCTCAGGTTTCTGCTCGGCAACCTGCAGGGCTTCGACCAACGCACGCAAGCCGTGGACCCCCAACAGATGTACTATATTGATCAGTACATGCTGCACCTGCTGCGGGAGTACAGCATGAAG ATTACAGATGCTTACAGCGAGTTTGATGCTGGCAGAGTGATCCGTATCCTCCAAGCCTTCATCTCCAGAGACTTGTCCAGTTTTTACTTCAGCATCATAAAGGACAG GCTGTACTGCAGTCCGGAGGACTCGTTGGGCAGGCGATCATGTCAGACTGCTTTAGAGGAAATTCTGGATGGCGTGACTCGATCTGTTGCTCCTATCCTGCCTCACCTAGCAGAAGAGGTCTACCTCCACACTCCAGGACACGACA AAGCGGAGACGTTATTCCGAAGCGGGTGGATCAAAAGCAGCTCTGTGTGGCGGCGCCCGGGTCTGGAGGAGGCTGTGGAAGGAGCCTGCGCCATTCGGGACTCCTTCCTGTCTTCGATTCCTGGTAAAAACGCCGCCCAGTATGATCTGACGATTGCCATCGAACCGGGACTCCTGTTTGAGCTCATGGAG TCTCTCCAGGAAGAGCCCACCTCCACCGACTCCCAGCTAGCTGAGCTGATGATGGCAGCGCGAGTCAACCTGACCAGCAAACTGCCCCGCGACCTGAATCCCGATGTCCTGCTGAGCCACGGCACCTTCCTCATCAACCTGGAAG GTGGCGTTATTCGTGAGGACAGCCCCTACAGCATCGCCGTGATGCCCACCTCTTCAGCACGCTGCCCTCGATGCCGCCGCTACACCTCAGAGTCCACAGACTGTCTGTGTCCGCGCTGCCAGACTGTCGTCTCACATGCCGGATGA